A window from Triticum aestivum cultivar Chinese Spring chromosome 6D, IWGSC CS RefSeq v2.1, whole genome shotgun sequence encodes these proteins:
- the LOC123141924 gene encoding uncharacterized protein — protein MAGGDQPALRQVLMVAKACFVLGLVMAVIGLVAATSNPADFQSQTDAATEAEALRLRSGALTLVLLGVAQAMTAAAAVVVLAGGSLAFMGRCLVASALVVAATNTYLLCRVVYMVAVIAGGNLLDVWTHISIACSFFSFFSASLAATLAGPNQPRRPSPLA, from the exons ATGGCCGGTGGCGATCAACCTGCGCTGAGGCAAGTGCTCATGGTGGCGAAGGCCTGCTTCGTCCTGGGCTTGGTGATGGCCGTGATCGGGCTTGTTGCCGCCACCAGCAACCCGGCAGACTTCCAG TCGCAGACGGACGCGGCAACGGAGGCGGAGGCGCTGCGCCTGCGCTCGGGGGCGCTCACCCTGGTGCTCCTCGGGGTCGCACAGGCGATGACCGCCGCGGCGGCCGTCGTGGTCCTCGCGGGGGGCTCCCTCGCATTTATGGGCCGGTGCCTCGTCGCCAGCGCGCTCGTCGTCGCCGCCACCAATACCTACCTTCTCTGCAGAGTCGTCTACATGGTGGCAGTCATCGCCGGCGGGAACTTACTCGACGTCTGGACCCACATCTCCATCGCctgctccttcttctccttcttctccgccagCCTCGCCGCCACCCTGGCTGGGCCTAATCAACCTCGCCGGCCGTCGCCTTTAGCGTAA